A single Primulina eburnea isolate SZY01 chromosome 11, ASM2296580v1, whole genome shotgun sequence DNA region contains:
- the LOC140804902 gene encoding uncharacterized protein produces MDSTSVTSKGPKTGKVRRSWTAPEDEVLIVALKDIIGKGYKTDNGFCNGYLPLLETALRNAFKDSDLRGHPHITSKIHVWKKQYGCLTSMLGKSGIGWNDTENMIDATNEAWDALLRVDNSVRVMRYKRWPHYKDWCEIFGYNRAIGDRVETFSAVVHDVLNMTQPEPIDMEFVMDDFYRPVEGDGESVSVAQTIPSNPSGVSKVRSKKRKQLDEVDNQIVAAINNLAEITKETMSNLIKEMASDSKIEIATDSVLATLGSIPELSSDDKVCVAELLVDNPKKLALFLRLNLEGKISLIKRLLNP; encoded by the exons ATGGATAGCACAAGTGTGACTTCGAAAGGTCCAAAAACAGGTAAGGTGAGACGTAGCTGGACAGCCCCTGAGGATGAGGTTCTAATTGTGGCGTTGAAAGATATAATAGGCAAAGGCTATAAAACAGACAACGGATTCTGTAATGGGTATCTACCTTTATTGGAAACTGCATTGAGGAACGCATTCAAAGATTCAGATTTACGCGGTCACCCCCACATTACTTCAAAAATACACGTGTGGAAGAAACAGTACGGATGTTTGACATCAATGCTAGGCAAGAGTGGGATTGGTTGGAATGACACCGAAAACATGATAGACGCTACGAATGAGGCATGGGACGCGTTACTTAGG GTTGACAATAGTGTTCGAGTCATGCGGTACAAGAGGTGGCCACACTACAAAGATTGgtgcgaaatatttggatacaaTAGAGCAATAGGTGATCGAGTGGAGACCTTTTCAGCTGTTGTTCATGATGTCTTAAATATGACGCAGCCTGAACCCATTGACATGGAATTTGTCATGGATGACTTTTACCGGCCAGTTGAAGGAGATGGTGAATCAGTGTCTGTTGCTCAAACTATCCCCTCCAACCCATCTGGAGTTTCAAAGGTGAGATCAAAGAAACGCAAGCAATTAGACGAAGTTGACAACCAAATTGTTGCTGCAATCAATAATCTAGCTGAAATCACAAAGGAAACAATGTCCAACCTCATAAAAGAAATGGCATCTGATTCGAAAATTGAAATTGCTACGGACAGTGTGTTGGCGACATTAGGCTCCATTCCGGAATTAAGTTCGGACGATAAAGTGTGTGTGGCGGAGTTACTGGTGGATAACCCCAAAAAACTAGCTTTGTTCTTGCGTCTTAATCTCGAAGGAAAGATCAGCTTAATCAAGCGCCTACTTAATCCATAA